A portion of the Limanda limanda chromosome 3, fLimLim1.1, whole genome shotgun sequence genome contains these proteins:
- the swap70a gene encoding switch-associated protein 70: protein MWPREELLKPIWHAFTALDVDSRGKVSKSQLKVLSHNLCTVMRIPHDPVSLEEHFKNDDTGLLSNQGYMPYLNTFILDKVREDFDVQDFNKMCWTLCFKKNICTKHLLITQDEAFKVWCIFNFLSEDHYPLVIIIEEIEYFLRKVLEAMGSEWSEEKFADYKLQLSSENCLTAWELIELVGLGYFSKGMNQQTLSLGINEVYQELVLDVLKQGYMMKKGHRRKNWTERWFVLRPNSLSYYVCEDLLEQKGNILLDINCCVESLPDKDGKKCLFLIKCTDKGFEINASDKKKKQEWIQAIQTCIQLLRLGLSSPHRQARLRRRELRQKQQAEEEDLMEKMKRLQVANEHKQRELEAMREKMEETAAQAALEEKRRKKSQLDLQDRHRLDLEREKMVHQQMERQVAQKSCELEQYLQRVRELEDMYHRLEEALEDERQAKQDEEAMRKLQARLLEEEAAKRVELEQIHLQQQRALSQTEAEKQELVADQRAKERELRTAMLQLESLEREWQGAVEQYEEVSRKLKGAANKSKSWKDKVAKHEGLMRLIQPGDKAPQRITNWGPASFTDTELEMRKKSWQERKNQRPQAQ, encoded by the exons ATGTGGCCGCGAGAGGAGCTGTTGAAGCCCATATGGCACGCGTTCACTGCCCTGGACGTGGACAGTCGAGGGAAGGTTTCCAAGTCTCAGTTAAAG GTGTTGTCTCACAACCTGTGCACAGTGATGAGGATCCCTCACGACCCCGTGTCCCTcgaagaacattttaaaaacgaTGACACAGGGCTTCTGTCCAACCAAGGCTACATGCCGTACCTCAACACGTTCATACTGGACAAG GTGCGGGAGGATTTTGACGTGCAGGATTTCAACAAGATGTGCTGGACCCTGTGTTTCAAGAAAAATATCTGCACCAAACATCTGCTCATCACACAGGACGAAGCTTTCAAAGTCTGGTGCATTTTCAACTTTCTGTCAGAAGACCACTACCCACTGGTCATCATCATTGAAGAG ATTGAGTACTTTCTGCGTAAGGTGCTGGAGGCCATGGGGAGCGAGTGGAGTGAGGAGAAGTTTGCAGATTACAAGCTGCAGCTGAGCTCGGAGAACTGCCTGACTGCCTGGGAGCTGATCGAACTGGTGGGACTGGGATACTTCAGCAAGGGCATGAACCAGCAGACCCTGTCCCTGGGCATCAATGAGGTCTACCAGGAACTCGTACTGGATGTGCTCAAACAG GGATACATGATGAAGAAGGGCCACAGGAGGAAGAACTGGACCGAGCGCTGGTTTGTCCTTCGACCCAACTCGCTGTCATACTACGTCTGTGAGGATCTTCTGGAGCAGAAAGGAAATATCCTTTTGGACATAAACTGCTGTGTGGag tcGCTGCCTGATAAAGATGGGAAGAAATGCCTGTTCCTCATCAAGTGCACTGACAAAGGCTTCGAAATCAACGCTTCagataaaaagaagaagcaggaatGGATCCAAG CCATTCAAACGTGCATCCAGCTGCTGAGGCTGGGGCTGTCATCTCCTCACCGCCAGGCGCGGCTGAGGCGCAGGGAGCTGCGGCAGAAGCAGCAGGCCGAGGAGGAGGACCTGATGGAGAAGATGAAGCGGCTCCAGGTGGCCAACGAgcacaaacagagagagctgGAGGCCATGAGGGAG AAAATGGAAGAGACTGCAGCTCAAGCAGCGttagaggagaaaaggaggaagaagtcTCAGTTAGACCTACAGGACCGCCACAGGCTggacctggagagagagaaaatg GTGCATCAGCAGATGGAGAGGCAGGTGGCGCAGAAGTCCTGTGAACTGGAGCAGTACCTGCAGCGCGTCCGGGAGCTGGAGGACATGTACCACCGGCTGGAGGAGGCCTTAGAGGACGAGAGGCAGGCCAAGCAGGACGAGGAGGCCATGCGAAAACTGCAGGCcag gctgctggaggaggaggcggccaaGAGGGTCGAGCTGGAGCAgatccacctgcagcagcagagggcgctgtctCAGACCGAGGCTGAGAAGCAGGAGCTGGTGGCCGACCAGCGGGCcaaggagagagagctgcggACAGCcatgctgcagctggagagtcTGGAGAGGGAGTGGCAGGGAGCAGTGGAGCAGTATGAG GAGGTGTCCAGGAAGCTGAAAGGAGCAGCCAACAAGTCAAAGTCTTGGAAAGACAAGGTGGCCAAACACGAGGGGCTGATGCGTCTCATCCAGCCAG GTGATAAAGCACCTCAGAGAATCACCAACTGGGGTCCAGCATCGTTCACTGACACAGAGCTGGAGATGAGGAAGAAGTCGTGGCAGGAGAGGAAGAACCAGAGGCCTCAGGCTCAGTGA
- the ipo7 gene encoding importin-7: MDPDALVEALRGTMDPILREAAERQLNEGHTQVNFVSTLLRVTMSDQLDLPVRQAGVIYLKNMITQHWSDGEVSATEPPVNNIPDEDRQFIRDSIVEAIIHSPERIRVQLTTCIHHMIKHDYPGKWTAIVDKIGFYLQSDNSAGWLGILLCLYQLVKNYEYKKPEERQPLVAAMHIFMPMLKDRFIQLLPDHSSDSVLIQKQIFKILYALFQYNLPLELINRQNLTEWMEILKAVVDRDVPPETMQVDEDERPELPWWKCKKWALHILARLFERYGSPGNTTKEYGEFAELFLKEYAVPAQQVLLKVLYQYKEKQYVAPRVLQQTLNYINQGIAHALTWKNLKPHIQGIIQDVVFPLMCYTDSDEELWQEDPYEYIRMKFDVFEDFISPTTAAQTLLFTACNKRKEVLQKTMGYCYQILTDPASDPRKKDGALHMIGSLAEILLKKKIYKDQMEFMLQNHVFPLFRNALGYMRARACWVLHYFCEVKFKSDQNLQTALELTRLCLINDNEMPVKVEAAIALQVLISNQEKAKEYIVPFIRPVMQALLHIVRETENDDLTNVIQKMICEYSEEVTPIAVEMTQHLAMTFNQVIQTGPDEEGGDDKAVTAMGILNTIDTLLSVVEDHKEITQQLEGICLQVIGTVLQQHVLEFYEEILSLAHSLTCQQVSPQMWQLLPLVYEVFQQDGFDYFTDMMPLLHNYVTIDTDTLLSDTKYLEIIYSMCKKVLTGDPGEDPECHAAKLLEVIILQCKGRGIDQVVPLFVAAALERLTREVKTSELRTMCLQVAIAALYYSPPLLLNTLENLRFPNNTEPITNHFITQWLKDVDCFLGLHDRKMCILGLCALIDLDHRPQAINQVAGQLLPAAILLFSGLKRAYACRAEHENDEDDDDENGEEEDDNAELGSDEDDIDEEGQEYLEMLAKQAGEDGDDEDWEEDDAEETALEGYNTAVDDEDNLVDEYQIFKAILQNIQSRDPAWYQALTQALDEEQGKQLQDIGTLADQRRAAHESKMIEKHGGYKFTPPVVPSTFNFGGTAPGMN; encoded by the exons ATGGATCCCGATGCCCTGGTCGAGGCCCTTCGGGGGACGATGGACCCCATCCTGCGGGAGGCCGCGGAGAGGCAGCTGAACGAG GGTCACACCCAGGTGAACTTTGTGTCCACTCTGCTGCGGGTCACCATGTCTGATCAACTGGATTTGCCTGTCAGGCAAGCAG GTGTGATTTACCTTAAGAACATGATAACCCAGCACTGGAGTGACGGAGAAGTTTCAGCCACAGAGCCACCTGTGAATAACATCCCTGACGAGGACAGGCAGTTCATTCGTGACAGCATCGTGGAGGCCATCATCCACTCCCCAGAGCGCATCAG GGTCCAGTTGACGACATGTATCCACCACATGATCAAGCACGACTACCCCGGCAAGTGGACGGCCATCGTGGACAAGATCGGCTTCTACCTGCAGTCAGACAACAGTGCAGGGTGGCTGGGCATCTTGCTCTGCCTTTACCAGCTTGTCAAAAACTACGA ATATAAGAAACCAGAGGAGCGTCAGCCTCTCGTAGCCGCCATGCACATCTTCATGCCCATGCTGAAAGATCGTTTTATCCAGCTGCTCCCAGACCACTCCAGTGACTCTGTCCTCATACAGAAGCAGATCTTCAAAATCCTCTATGCCCTCTTCCAG TACAATCTTCCCCTGGAACTCATCAACAGACAAAACCTGACAGAATGGATGGAGATCCTGAAGGCAGTAGTTGATAGAGACGTTCCTCCG GAAACAATGCAGGTAGATGAAGATGAGCGGCCTGAGCTGCCATGGTGGAAGTGTAAGAAGTGGGCCCTTCACATCTTGGCTCGCCTTTTCGAGAG GTATGGAAGCCCAGGCAACACAACCAAAGAGTACGGAGAGTTTGCTGAACTTTTCCTCAAGGAATATGCAGTTCCTGCACAACAG GTGCTGCTGAAAGTCTTATACCAGTATAAGGAAAAGCAATATGTGGCTCCCAGAGTACTCCAACAGACACTCAACTATATCAACCAGGGCATAGCACACGCTCTGACCTGGAAAAACCTCAAACCACACATCCAG ggcATCATCCAGGATGTGGTTTTCCCACTCATGTGTTACACAGATAGTGATGAGGAACTGTGGCAGGAGGATCCATACGAGTACATCCGCATGAAATTTG ATGTGTTTGAGGACTTCATCTCCCCAACGACAGCAGCCCAGACACTCCTGTTCACTGCCTGCAACAAGAGGAAAGAG GTGCTGCAAAAGACTATGGGCTACTGCTACCAGATCCTCACTGATCCTGCCTCTGACCCCAGGAAAAAGGATGGTGCCCTCCATATGATAGGCTCCTTGGCTGAAATCCTGCTGAAG aaaaaaatatataaagaccAGATGGAGTTCATGCTCCAAAATCATGTCTTCCCCCTGTTTCGCAATGCACTGGGCTACATGAGAGCCAGA GCCTGCTGGGTGCTCCATTACTTCTGTGAGGTGAAGTTCAAAAGTGACCAGAACCTGCAGACGGCTCTGGAGTTGACCCGTCTCTGTCTAATCAATGACAACGAGATGCCGGTCAAGGTGGAGGCGGCTATTGCGCTGCAGGTCCTCATCAGCAACCAGGAGAAAG CCAAAGAATACATCGTCCCCTTCATCCGGCCAGTGATGCAGGCACTCCTGCACATTGTCAGGGAGACGGAGAACGATGATCTCACCAATGTCATACAGAAGATGATCTGTGAATACAGTGAGGAGGTCACTCCAATTGCAGTGGAGATGACACAGCACTTG GCAATGACGTTCAACCAGGTGATTCAGACGGGGCCcgatgaggaaggaggagatgaCAAGGCGGTGACTGCTATGGGCATCCTCAACACTATTGACACATTGCTAAGTGTGGTGGAAGACCATAAAGAG ATCACCCAGCAACTAGAGGGCATCTGCCTGCAGGTGATTGGCACTGTGCTGCAGCAACATGTACTGG AGTTTTATGAGGAGATCCTGTCCTTGGCTCATAGCCTGACCTGCCAGCAGGTGTCGCCACAGATGTGGCAGCTCCTCCCACTGGTGTACGAAGTCTTCCAGCAGGATGGATTTGACTACTTCACAG ATATGATGCCACTCCTTCACAACTATGTGACAATTGACACAGACACCCTCCTATCCGACACCAAATACCTGGAGATCATCTACAGCATGTGCAAGAAG GTCCTGACAGGTGATCCAGGTGAGGATCCAGAGTGCCATGCTGCAAAGCTGTTGGAAGTGATCATCCTGCAGTGCAAAGGGCGTGGCATTGATCAG GTTGTTCCCTTGTTTGTGGCTGCTGCACTGGAGCGTTTGACGCGGGAGGTTAAAACCAGTGAGCTGAGGACCATGTGCCTGCAGGTGGCCATCGCAGCACTTTACTACAGcccccctcttctcctcaacACCCTGGAGAACCTGCGCTTCCCCAACAACACTGAGCCAATCACTAACCACTTCATAACCCAGTGGCTCAAAGATGTCGACTGCTTCCTTGG CCTCCACGACAGGAAGATGTGCATTCTCGGACTTTGTGCCCTCATCGACCTCGACCACAGACCTCAGGCTATCAACCAGGTGGCGGGTCAGCTTCTTCCAGCAGCTATCTTACTGTTCAGTGGCCTCAAGAGGGCATATGCCTGTCGAGCAGAGCATGAGAATGACGAggacgatgatgatgaaaatggggaggaagaggacgacaATG CTGAGCTGGGCAGTGACGAAGACGACATTGACGAGGAGGGTCAGGAGTACCTGGAGATGCTGGCGAAGCAGGCGGGAGAGGACGGAGACGATGAAGACTGGGAGGAGGATGATGCCGAGGAGACGGCACTTGAAGGCTACAATACAGCTGTAGATGATGAGGACAACTTGGTGGACGAGTATCAGATCTTCAAAGCCATACTACAGA ATATCCAGAGCCGTGACCCAGCGTGGTACCAGGCACTAACACAAGCCCTTGATGAGGAGCAGGGCAAACAGCTTCAGGACATTGGCACACTCGCAGATCAGAGACGGGCAGCACATG AATCCAAGATGATCGAGAAACACGGCGGGTACAAGTTCACGCCGCCAGTGGTGCCATCTACTTTCAACTTTGGAGGCACTGCTCCAGGAATGAATTGA